CGCCGGGTCCTGCGGAAACGGCTCGTCGGTCTCGGCTTCATAGGCGTGCAGAACCTCGCTCAGCGCATCCGGGCCACCGTCTTCGACATCGTCAAACACATCCGGATCCAGCCGCGCCACATGCACCGCATAAGACTGCACAAACCGCAGATAGAGCGCCGCTGCCCCATCTCGCCCCAGACTGTCGCACAGGTCAACGTAGCGCGCGTCATTCATGCCGATGTTCAGGATCGCACCAGGACCGCCCCAATCCGGGTCCTGTGACGAAGGCCGCACACAGAGCAGCGCATCAGCCGGAAACGCCTCAACAATAGAAGCCATATCGGGCATCTCGCCCTGCGCGATCCCATGCACCGCCCGAAACGACAACGCCACGGTGCGCGGCACCGGCAGATCCAGTCGCACCAAACGCTGCAGACATTTCGCCCGTCCACCATGGGTGTGGTTGGCAATCGGCGCCACCGGCGTGATCAGCACGGAATCCGGCGTCTCATCGTGGGTGGGGCCTCCCATGTCTTGATCATATTTCTGCACTGCGGCACCTTTCCTTTGCTATGCAGCATAGCCCTGTCGCCCATTCCCGCAAGGAAAAGCACGTGGCCCAAAAGGAGAAAACCGGGACGACCCTGAGATCGCCCCGGTTTCCAGATGTCTTGCTGTCACGGACCGCGCGGCTAAGTCGCGCCCCATGGGGGAGATCAGCCCTCGATCCGGGTCAGATCGGCGACCTGACCGCAGACTTTGCGGATCTGGCTCAGCAGGTTCAGACGGTTGCGGCGCACCACTTCATTGTCGGAATTGACCTGAACCGCCTCGAAAAACGCATCCACGGGGGCGCGCAATGCAGCCATGCTGCCCATGGCAGCCGCGAAATCTTCGGCCTCGATGGCCGAAGAAATCGCCCCCTCGCTCTGCGCCAGCGCGTCGAACAGGGCAATCTCGCTGTCATCCTCGGCGAATTTCTTGTCCGCCCCATAGGAATACTCGACGCCATCCTTCTCCTCGGCCTGCGCCAGAATGTTGTTGGCGCGTTTGAAGCCCTGCAACAGGTTGGGGCCGTCGTCAGACGCCATAAAGTCCTCCAGCGCACGGGCGCGTTTGACCAGCAGCGTGAGGTCATCGTTGCCCTCCATCGCGATGCAGGCGTCGATCACGTCATGACGGATGCCCTGATCACGCAGGAAGACCTTGAGGCGGTCGTGGAAGAAGGACAGAAGATCAGACGACACATCCGGCAGCTGCTTCTTCAGCCGCTCGATATGTTTGGGCAGATCCCCGTCGAAGGCATCCAGCACCGTTCGCACAGCAGAACCAAAGACACCGTGATCGGCGATCTCGTTTAGCATGTCCTGCATCAACCCGGTGGCAACCGGGTCACCACCGTTCTGGGCCATTTCATGGCGCAGCAAATGGGCATCAATTGCCCCGTCCAGCCGCATCCGCACATCATTCTCCAGCACCAGGCGGATCACCCCCAGCGCAGCGCGGCGCAGGGCGAAGGGATCTTTGGAACCGGTGGGTTTTTCATCAATCGCCCAGAACCCAGTCAGCGTGTCCAGCTTGTCCGCCAGCGCCACGGCAACTGACACCGGCTCTGTCGGCACGTCATCCGACGGGCCAAGCGGCGAATAATGCGCTTCGCAGGCATTGGCAACGTCCTGCGGCAGGCCAGCCGCCTCCGCGTAGTAGCGCCCCATAAGGCCCTGCAACTCGGGGAATTCATAGACCATTTCAGAACTGAGGTCGGCCTTGGCAACCCGTGCGGCCTGCTCTGCCAGATCGGCATCGGCGCCGACAACCGGCGCAATCTCGCGGGCCAGCGCGGCAATGCGGTCAATCCGCGCCGCCTGCGTGCCCAGCTTGTTGTGGAAGGTCACATTGCCTAGCTTCGCCACCCAGGGCTCAAACCCCTGCTCGGTCACCGTGCGCAGATCATTCTCCCAGAAGAACTTCGCGTCCGCCAGCCGTGCCGACAGAACTTTTTGGTTGCCCGCCAGAATGGTCGCACCATTGTCGGCGGTCTCGCGGTTGGCGACGGTGATGAATTTCTCAATCCGCCCGGTCTTGGGATTGCGCACCGAGAAGAACTTCTGATGTTCCTTCATCGAGGTCTGCAAAACCTCCGGTGGCAGCGCCAGGAATTCATCGTCAATGGCGCCCATCAGCACCACCGGCCATTCCACCAGTCCAGCGACCTCGGCCAGAAGACCCTTGTCCTCAACCACCTCCAGCCCGCTGGCAAAGGCCTGATTGGTGGCCTCCTGCCGGATTGCCGCTTCCCGCTCGGCCGGGTCCAGCACCACATGGGCGCGCTTCAGCTTGGCGGCATAATCGTCGAACCCAGTGACGGTGATCTGATCCGGCGCCATGAAACGATGGCCGTACGTGGTGTTGCCCGAGGCAATGCCGTCGATATTCAGCGGCACAACCTCAGCACCGTCTTCCTTTGACAGGAGACAGACGATTGACTGCAAAGGACGCACCCAGCGCAAACTGCCGGTGCCCCAGCGCATGGACTTTGACCAGGGGAAGTTCCGGATGGTGTCTTCCAGCACCTCGGCAATGATCTCTGCCGCTGGGCGGCCCGGCTTTTCGATCAGTGCGAAATAGACCGCGCCCTTAGGTGTTTCGCGCTCTTCCAGCTGGTCACGGGTCAGGCCCGCCCCGCGCAGGAAGCCTTCGATCGCCTTGTCCGGCGCCCCCACTTTCGGCCCCTTGCGTTCTTCGCGCACGGTTGGGGAATGCTCCAGCAGCCCTTCCATGGCCAGCGTCAGACGACGCGGCGTCGACAGCGCATGCGCGCCCGCATAGGTCAGACCTGCCTCAACCAGACCATCGGTAATACGCTTTTTCAGATCCTCAGCCGCACGCGCTTGCATACGGGCCGGGATTTCTTCGGAAAAGAGTTCAATCAGCAGATCGGGCATCGGGTGTCCTCAGAAATTCACAATCGCCTGGATGACGATGGCATTGGCGATATCAACAAAGAAGGCGGATACAAGGGGGAGCACAACAAAAGCAATAGGCGACGGGCCATAGCGTTTGGTCACAGCCGTCATATTGGCAATGGCCGTTGGGGTAGCGCCCAGCGCAAAGCCGCCAAAACCGGCGGCCAGCACAGCGGCGCGATAGCCCCGCCCCAAGAGCGGAAACAGCACAAACAGGACGAAGGCGACAGTGAACACGGTCTGAGCCAGCATAATGACGGCAATGGCCAGGCCCAGGCTGGAGAGTGTCCACAACTGCAGGCTCATCAGCGACATGGCAAGGAAGGCACCGAGTGAGAACTCGGATATCAGCGCCAGCGCAGGCGCGCGCGCCACCGGGGCGGCATTCGGCATCAGAACCGTGCGCAGATTGGCCAGCACGATGCCCGCGATCAGGCAGGGCACAAACAGCGGCAGCTTCAGCCCGGCGGCGTCCAGCGCAAAGGAGGAGAAGTAGCCGATGATAATGGCAATGTTCAGATGCAGCATCACCCGCATCAGGGACAGATGATCAATCGTAGGAACATCTTCGGAATCATGGGCCAGACCTACGGTCGGCTCCTCATCCGGGCGCGCCGGGGTCAGCCCGTGACGGTTGATCAGGAACCGCGCAACCGGCCCGCCAACCAAGGCCGCCAGCACCAGCCCCAGCGTGGCCACCGCTACGCCCAGTTCTGCTGCGCCAGTCAAACCGGTTTGCGCCGCCACATCCGGTGCCCAGGCAATCGCAGTACCATGGCCGCCAATCAGCGCGGCGGACCCGAACAGCACCGAGACCTGTAGCGGGTAGCCAAACAACAACGCTCCAGCTGCGCCAATCACATTCTGCGCCAGGATCGCAAGAAAGGTCAGGATCAACAGCAGCACCAGCGGGCGACCACCGGCCACCAGATCCGCCAATCGGGCATTCAAACCAATGCCCGCAAAGAACAGCACCAACAGATAGTCACGCGTCGCCATTTCAAACGTAATAGCCCAACCACCGACACTATAGATGATCATCACGACCACAGCCGCCAATAGCCCGCCGCTGACGGGTTCGGGAATATTGAACCGGCGCAAGACAGGGACACGTTCATTAAGCCGCGCCCCAAGCAGGTAAACAGCAAATCCCAACGTCAGCGAGATAAAGTCCGGTATGTTGATCTGCGCATCCATATCGGGTGAGGATCAGCCTTTCACAGCGGGTCGTCTGGTGGGCATCAGCATATGCGGGCTGACAGAACCGTCGTGTCAGAAAAGACCGCACACGTCCGCCACGCAGTCTTTCCTATTTATCTCAGTTATCTTCGCCAGCCTCGGGTCGGGGTGGGCATTCCTCACCCACGACCGTGCCGTCATAGGCTTTCTGGCCGCAATCATTCAGCTCGTGCCAGACATAGCCGCGCCCGGTGTCGGTCACCGCCACGATCCGGTCTACGCCGTAGGAGATATTCTTGACCGACAGGAAGCTTTCAGCGCGGCCCTCTGCCAGAGCCTGACCAATCGCTTCGGCATCAAAACAGTCAAACCAGCCCGGCGCATTGCGCGGCTCCTTTTGATCCGACAGCACAAACAATTGCGCCAGCTCTTCGGGCTTTAGATCGGTTGCGAAACAGGCGCGATAGCGAATGGGAGAACTCTCCGCGTCGATCGCCTCGAACCCGCTGTAACGGATCGGCAACGGCTCGCCGTCCCCAAGCGGCATCAACAGGACATCGCGGCCCGACTGCAGCTCGACGTCCTCGTAAAAACCATAGACCTGAAGGTAATACATCGCCGCCCCGGCCAGGAGACCGGAGAGGATCAGGATCAGCGAAAGGAACTTGCCCATATCCGTGGACTCCTACTGAAAGCGCGGCGCAGCTTACGCTGCGTGGCCGCCGGCTTCGGTCTGCACAAAGGCATCGGCACATTGCTTGGCCAGCGCCCTCACACGACCGATATAGGCCTGTCGCTCGGTCACCGAAATCACGCCGCGCGCATCAAGCAGGTTGAACACATGGCTGGCCTTGATGCATTGGTCATACGCGGGATGCGCCATGATGATGCGTTTGCCGGT
The nucleotide sequence above comes from Phaeobacter inhibens DSM 16374. Encoded proteins:
- a CDS encoding DUF6446 family protein encodes the protein MGKFLSLILILSGLLAGAAMYYLQVYGFYEDVELQSGRDVLLMPLGDGEPLPIRYSGFEAIDAESSPIRYRACFATDLKPEELAQLFVLSDQKEPRNAPGWFDCFDAEAIGQALAEGRAESFLSVKNISYGVDRIVAVTDTGRGYVWHELNDCGQKAYDGTVVGEECPPRPEAGEDN
- the glyS gene encoding glycine--tRNA ligase subunit beta, producing the protein MPDLLIELFSEEIPARMQARAAEDLKKRITDGLVEAGLTYAGAHALSTPRRLTLAMEGLLEHSPTVREERKGPKVGAPDKAIEGFLRGAGLTRDQLEERETPKGAVYFALIEKPGRPAAEIIAEVLEDTIRNFPWSKSMRWGTGSLRWVRPLQSIVCLLSKEDGAEVVPLNIDGIASGNTTYGHRFMAPDQITVTGFDDYAAKLKRAHVVLDPAEREAAIRQEATNQAFASGLEVVEDKGLLAEVAGLVEWPVVLMGAIDDEFLALPPEVLQTSMKEHQKFFSVRNPKTGRIEKFITVANRETADNGATILAGNQKVLSARLADAKFFWENDLRTVTEQGFEPWVAKLGNVTFHNKLGTQAARIDRIAALAREIAPVVGADADLAEQAARVAKADLSSEMVYEFPELQGLMGRYYAEAAGLPQDVANACEAHYSPLGPSDDVPTEPVSVAVALADKLDTLTGFWAIDEKPTGSKDPFALRRAALGVIRLVLENDVRMRLDGAIDAHLLRHEMAQNGGDPVATGLMQDMLNEIADHGVFGSAVRTVLDAFDGDLPKHIERLKKQLPDVSSDLLSFFHDRLKVFLRDQGIRHDVIDACIAMEGNDDLTLLVKRARALEDFMASDDGPNLLQGFKRANNILAQAEEKDGVEYSYGADKKFAEDDSEIALFDALAQSEGAISSAIEAEDFAAAMGSMAALRAPVDAFFEAVQVNSDNEVVRRNRLNLLSQIRKVCGQVADLTRIEG
- the gltS gene encoding sodium/glutamate symporter, which codes for MDAQINIPDFISLTLGFAVYLLGARLNERVPVLRRFNIPEPVSGGLLAAVVVMIIYSVGGWAITFEMATRDYLLVLFFAGIGLNARLADLVAGGRPLVLLLILTFLAILAQNVIGAAGALLFGYPLQVSVLFGSAALIGGHGTAIAWAPDVAAQTGLTGAAELGVAVATLGLVLAALVGGPVARFLINRHGLTPARPDEEPTVGLAHDSEDVPTIDHLSLMRVMLHLNIAIIIGYFSSFALDAAGLKLPLFVPCLIAGIVLANLRTVLMPNAAPVARAPALALISEFSLGAFLAMSLMSLQLWTLSSLGLAIAVIMLAQTVFTVAFVLFVLFPLLGRGYRAAVLAAGFGGFALGATPTAIANMTAVTKRYGPSPIAFVVLPLVSAFFVDIANAIVIQAIVNF